A DNA window from Ictalurus furcatus strain D&B chromosome 22, Billie_1.0, whole genome shotgun sequence contains the following coding sequences:
- the tmem150aa gene encoding transmembrane protein 150Aa — translation MTAWIILPVSLAAFSITGIWIVYAMAVMNHHVCPVENWSYNETCSEEKAERGFPKTCCTIQHIPLISKCGSFPPESCLFSLIGNVGAFMVVMVCLLRYAQIIEHSQHCWTNTSSLMCGFTNAVGLVMVGNFQVDHAKTLHYVGAGVAFPAGMVFVCLQCVLTYRVAVTPLDYLMAHVRVALAIGSLIALVLSGAFFIHESFVLQHAAAICEWVFTVLILVFYGTFTYEFGSVTRDTLMAGIQRNLPLGGGASRELKAPGRSSTTSTQLNCMPENIAML, via the exons ATGACTGCGTGGATCATCCTGCCCGTCAGCCTGGCCGCCTTCTCCATCACCGGGATATGGATAGT gtatgccATGGCCGTTATGAACCACCACGTTTGTCCTGTGGAGAACTG GTCCTATAACGAGACGTGCTCAGAGGAAAAGGCTGAACGGGGCTTCCCCAAAACCTGCTGCACcatccagcacatcccactcatcag TAAATGCGGCTCATTTCctccagagagctgtctgttcAGCCTCATCGGCAATGTGGGAGCCTTTATGG tggtgATGGTGTGTCTGCTGCGCTATGCTCAGATCATAGAGCACAGTCAGCACTGTTGGACCAACACGAGCAGCCTGATGTGCGGCTTCACCAACGCCGTGGGACTCGTCATGGTGGGGAACTTCCAG GTGGACCACGCTAAGACTCTGCACTACGTGGGTGCGGGCGTGGCCTTTCCCGCGGGCATGGTGTTCGTGTGTCTGCAGTGCGTGCTGACGTACCGTGTCGCCGTCACGCCTCTCGATTACCTGATGGCCCACGTGAGGGTGGCGCTCGCCATCGGCTCTCTGATCGCCCTCGTCCTCA GCGGCGCCTTCTTCATCCACGAGAGCTTCGTCCTGCAGCACGCCGCCGCCATCTGCGAGTGGGTCTTCACCGTCCTCATCCTCGTCTTCTACGGCACGTTCACCTACGAGTTCGGCTCCGTCACCAGAGACACCTTGATGGCCGGTATACAGAGGAACCTCCCCCtcgggggcggggcttccagggaGCTCAAGGCTCCGGGCCGGAGCAGCACCACATCTACACAGCTGAACTGCATGCCCGAGAACATAGCTATGCTTTAA